A single Tachypleus tridentatus isolate NWPU-2018 chromosome 9, ASM421037v1, whole genome shotgun sequence DNA region contains:
- the LOC143224982 gene encoding cold shock domain-containing protein CG9705-like, producing the protein MSKPLDIPHQIRPEKGLELPSSPSRTSFGSPGKHYQIPSPIITRRTRTFSLSEQAAANPVQHGTVKYFCRQKGHGFIRPDDESEDIFFHISDIEGEYAPRRDDEVTYKLCLIPPKKEKVQATHVIITSLGPGTHERWDQPPSPVPKEAASGTCI; encoded by the exons ATGTCTAAGCCATTGGATATCCCTCACCAAATTCGACCTGAAAAAGGTTTAGAACTTCCGTCGTCTCCTTCCAGAACTTCCTTTGGGTCACCAGGTAAACATTACCAGATTCCAAGCCCTATTATTACCCGACGTACACGGACATTTTCCTT GTCAGAGCAAGCAGCAGCAAATCCAGTTCAACATGGCACAGTGAAATATTTCTGTCGTCAGAAGGGTCACGGTTTTATTAGACCTGATGATGAATCGGaagacattttctttcatatctCTGA CATAGAAGGAGAGTACGCCCCACGTCGAGATGATGAAGTGACTTATAAACTCTGTCTCATTCCTCCAAAGAAGGAGAAGGTTCAAGCCACACATGTTATCATAACCTCTTTGGGTCCAGGAACACATGAACGTTGGGATCAACCACCATCACCTGTTCCTAAAGAAGCAGCATCAGGAACTTGCATCTAG